A window of Mycobacteriales bacterium contains these coding sequences:
- a CDS encoding NADH-quinone oxidoreductase subunit A: MLGIYAPIVILFALALGFAVFSIAASALAGPKRYNRAKLEAYECGIEPTPQAFAGHRFPVKYYLTAMLFIVFDIEIIFLYPWAVAFGHLGWFGLVEMVLFIAAVFVVYAYVWRRGGLDWE, from the coding sequence ATGCTCGGGATCTACGCGCCGATCGTCATCCTGTTCGCGCTCGCGCTGGGCTTTGCGGTCTTCTCGATCGCGGCGAGCGCGCTTGCCGGGCCCAAGCGCTACAACCGCGCGAAGCTCGAGGCCTACGAGTGCGGCATCGAGCCGACGCCCCAGGCGTTCGCCGGGCACCGCTTCCCGGTGAAGTACTACCTGACGGCGATGCTCTTCATCGTCTTCGACATCGAGATCATCTTCTTGTACCCGTGGGCCGTGGCGTTCGGCCACCTCGGCTGGTTCGGGCTCGTCGAGATGGTCCTGTTCATCGCCGCCGTCTTCGTCGTCTACGCCTACGTGTGGCGTCGCGGCGGGCTGGACTGGGAGTGA
- the nuoH gene encoding NADH-quinone oxidoreductase subunit NuoH, translating to MTGAMLLAAHSQEVPSFGPDPWYVVLVKCIVVFLFLVLTVLFMIWAERRVVARMQQRLGPNRVGPFGLVQGLADGIKLALKEDLIPAMVDKPVYVLAPIISTVAALSAFAVIPFGATVSMFGHHTHLQVTDLPVAILFILAASSFGVYGIVLGGWASGSVYPLLGGLRSAAQVISYEVAMGLSFVAVFLYSGSLSTSQIVGAQHSRWFFWVLPVSFIIYGISMVGETNRAPFDLPEAEGELVGGFHTEYSSLKFAMFFLAEYVNMTTVSALMVTMFFGGWRPFWPFSLWDGADSGWITILWFLMKLFTFLFIFIWLRGTLPRMRYDQFMHLGWKWLIPTALVWLMVVAAVRQYSIEGLSRTSLMAYIGIPLAIVLLAVAVWPARRDIRELRQPDDLVEDQSSFPVPDLDLVSGGRAAGRDTVTTTAEVTGA from the coding sequence ATGACCGGCGCGATGCTGCTCGCCGCGCACAGCCAGGAGGTGCCCTCCTTCGGGCCCGACCCGTGGTACGTCGTGCTCGTCAAGTGCATCGTCGTCTTCCTGTTCCTGGTGCTGACGGTGCTGTTCATGATCTGGGCGGAGCGCCGGGTCGTGGCGCGGATGCAGCAGCGGCTGGGCCCCAACCGGGTCGGCCCGTTCGGGCTCGTGCAGGGTCTGGCCGACGGCATCAAGCTCGCACTGAAGGAAGACCTGATCCCGGCGATGGTCGACAAGCCGGTCTACGTGCTGGCGCCGATCATCTCGACGGTGGCGGCGCTGTCGGCGTTCGCCGTCATCCCGTTCGGCGCGACCGTGTCGATGTTCGGCCACCACACGCATCTGCAGGTCACCGACCTGCCGGTGGCGATCCTCTTCATCCTCGCCGCGTCGTCGTTCGGGGTCTACGGCATCGTGCTCGGCGGCTGGGCGAGCGGCTCGGTCTACCCGCTGCTCGGCGGCCTGCGCTCGGCGGCGCAGGTCATCAGCTACGAGGTCGCGATGGGCCTGTCGTTCGTCGCGGTCTTCCTCTACAGCGGCTCCCTGTCGACGTCACAGATCGTCGGCGCGCAGCACAGCCGGTGGTTCTTCTGGGTGCTGCCGGTGTCGTTCATCATCTACGGCATCTCGATGGTCGGCGAGACCAACCGCGCACCGTTCGACCTGCCGGAGGCCGAAGGGGAGCTCGTCGGCGGCTTCCACACCGAGTACTCCTCGCTGAAGTTCGCAATGTTCTTCCTCGCGGAGTACGTCAACATGACCACGGTCTCCGCGCTGATGGTCACGATGTTCTTCGGCGGTTGGCGACCGTTCTGGCCGTTCTCGCTGTGGGACGGCGCCGACAGCGGCTGGATCACGATCCTGTGGTTCCTGATGAAGCTGTTCACATTCCTGTTCATCTTCATCTGGCTGCGCGGCACGCTGCCGCGGATGCGTTACGACCAGTTCATGCACCTGGGCTGGAAGTGGCTGATCCCCACGGCGCTGGTGTGGCTGATGGTCGTCGCTGCGGTCCGGCAGTACAGCATCGAGGGCCTGTCGCGGACGTCGCTGATGGCCTACATCGGCATCCCGCTGGCCATCGTGCTGCTCGCGGTCGCCGTGTGGCCGGCGCGCAGGGACATCCGCGAGCTCCGCCAACCCGACGACCTGGTCGAGGACCAGTCGTCGTTCCCGGTGCCCGACCTGGACCTCGTGTCCGGTGGCCGGGCCGCCGGGCGCGACACGGTGACGACGACCGCGGAGGTGACCGGTGCCTGA
- a CDS encoding NADH-quinone oxidoreductase subunit B family protein yields MGIEEKLPSGFLLTTVEQAVGLARKNSVWPATFGLACCAIEMMATGAGRYDLARFGMERFSATPRQADLMIVAGRVSQKMAPVLRQIYDQMPDPKWVIAMGVCASSGGMFNNYAVVQGVDHVVPVDMYLPGCPPRPEMLMDSILKLHDKIRTGPLSGKLPPTKIGESPYLKPIERDTARSAGTPLGGAA; encoded by the coding sequence ATGGGCATCGAGGAAAAGCTGCCGAGCGGCTTCCTGCTCACCACCGTCGAGCAGGCGGTGGGGCTGGCCCGCAAGAACTCCGTCTGGCCGGCGACGTTCGGGCTGGCCTGCTGCGCGATCGAGATGATGGCCACCGGGGCCGGTCGCTACGACCTGGCGCGCTTCGGCATGGAGCGCTTCTCGGCGACGCCGCGGCAGGCCGACCTGATGATCGTTGCCGGTCGGGTGAGCCAGAAGATGGCTCCCGTGCTGCGGCAGATCTACGACCAGATGCCCGACCCGAAGTGGGTCATCGCGATGGGCGTCTGCGCGTCCAGCGGCGGCATGTTCAACAACTACGCCGTGGTGCAGGGCGTCGACCACGTCGTACCCGTCGACATGTACCTCCCCGGCTGCCCGCCGCGGCCGGAGATGCTGATGGACTCGATCCTCAAGCTGCATGACAAGATCCGCACCGGCCCGCTGTCCGGCAAGCTGCCGCCGACGAAGATCGGCGAGTCGCCCTACCTCAAGCCGATCGAGCGCGACACCGCCCGCTCGGCCGGCACGCCGCTCGGTGGTGCCGCATGA
- a CDS encoding NADH-quinone oxidoreductase subunit G — MTVTSTSASNGEGGLPERPADHVTVTIDGIEMSVPKGLLVIRAAEQIGVQIPRFCEHPLLDPIGACRQCLVEVEGQRKPLAACTTTVTEGMIVRTQMTSPVAEKAQAGNIEFLLVNHPLDCPICDKGGECPLQNQSMANGYAESRFHDVKRTYPKPIAISSQILLDRERCVLCTRCTRFAQQIAGDPFIELFERGALEQVAIFEEEPFESYFGGNTVQICPVGALTGASYRFRARPFDLVSTPSICEHCASGCQQRTDWRRGKVMRRLAGDDPEVNEEWNCDKGRWAFTYAFHDRVTEPRVRDDEGYLQPTSWSEALAAAAQALTAAGRRVGVLTGGRLTVEDAYAYAKFARVALGTNDIDFRARPHSVEEQKFLAARVAGRYLDVTYADLEDAPAVLLVGFEPEEESPIVFLRLRKASRKALQVFSIAPFVTPSVTKTRGRLLQAVPGDEARVLAALSGADASAAGEHGSAAADALRTPGAVILVGERMARVPGALTAAARLADATGAKLAWVPRRAGERGALDAGCLPDLLPGGRPLADADARRQVADCWAHDVPAEPGRDATAILQAVLAGEIDALIVAGVDPADTPDPQLFDAALDEVPFVISIDLRESPVTLRADVVLPVAPAVEKGGTYLDWEGRVRSFEPTLRGTGALPDFRVLHTLAEEMGLDIDTPHLDAIRDQIRALGAWNGARPAGPSVAAGAPARPGAGEAVLATWHWLLDDGRLQDHEPHLAGTRRQLRLHLSPATAQRLGVAAGDPVTVSTDRGSVTAPLVLADLPDDVVWLPTHSPGSHVREQLGADHGGVVRLSADKGVTA; from the coding sequence ATGACTGTCACCTCGACCAGCGCGTCCAACGGCGAGGGCGGGCTGCCCGAACGCCCGGCCGACCACGTCACGGTCACGATCGACGGCATCGAGATGTCGGTGCCGAAGGGCCTGCTCGTCATTCGCGCCGCCGAGCAGATCGGCGTCCAGATCCCGCGCTTCTGCGAGCACCCCCTGCTGGACCCGATCGGCGCCTGCCGGCAGTGCCTCGTCGAGGTGGAGGGCCAGCGCAAGCCGCTCGCCGCCTGCACGACGACGGTCACCGAGGGCATGATCGTGCGCACCCAGATGACCTCGCCGGTGGCGGAGAAGGCGCAGGCCGGCAACATCGAGTTCCTGCTGGTCAACCACCCGCTCGACTGTCCCATCTGCGACAAGGGTGGCGAGTGCCCGTTGCAGAACCAGTCGATGGCCAACGGCTACGCGGAGAGCCGCTTCCACGACGTCAAGCGCACCTACCCGAAGCCGATCGCGATCTCCAGCCAGATCCTGCTCGACCGCGAGCGCTGCGTGCTCTGCACCCGCTGCACGCGGTTCGCCCAGCAGATCGCCGGTGACCCGTTCATCGAGCTGTTCGAGCGCGGCGCACTCGAGCAGGTGGCGATCTTCGAAGAGGAGCCGTTCGAGTCCTACTTCGGCGGCAACACCGTGCAGATCTGCCCGGTCGGCGCGCTGACCGGCGCGTCCTACCGGTTCCGCGCCCGCCCCTTCGACCTCGTGTCGACGCCCAGCATCTGCGAGCACTGCGCCTCCGGCTGCCAGCAGCGCACCGACTGGCGTCGCGGCAAGGTCATGCGGCGCCTCGCCGGTGACGACCCGGAGGTCAACGAGGAGTGGAACTGCGACAAGGGTCGCTGGGCGTTCACCTACGCGTTCCACGACCGGGTCACCGAGCCGCGGGTCCGTGACGACGAGGGATACCTGCAGCCGACGTCGTGGAGCGAGGCCCTCGCCGCCGCTGCGCAGGCGCTGACCGCGGCGGGTCGCCGGGTCGGGGTGCTGACGGGCGGGCGGCTGACCGTCGAAGACGCCTACGCCTACGCGAAGTTCGCCCGCGTCGCACTCGGCACCAACGACATCGACTTCCGGGCCCGCCCGCACTCGGTGGAGGAGCAGAAGTTCCTCGCCGCCCGGGTCGCCGGTCGCTATCTCGACGTGACCTACGCAGACCTCGAGGACGCACCGGCGGTGCTGCTCGTCGGCTTCGAGCCCGAGGAGGAGTCGCCGATCGTCTTCCTGCGGCTGCGCAAGGCGTCGCGCAAGGCGCTGCAGGTCTTCTCGATCGCGCCGTTCGTCACGCCCAGCGTCACCAAGACCCGCGGTCGCCTGCTGCAGGCGGTCCCCGGCGACGAGGCGCGCGTGCTCGCGGCGCTGTCGGGGGCCGACGCGTCGGCCGCCGGCGAGCACGGTTCCGCGGCCGCCGACGCGCTGCGTACGCCGGGAGCGGTGATCCTCGTCGGCGAACGGATGGCCCGGGTCCCGGGCGCGCTGACCGCGGCGGCCCGGCTCGCCGACGCCACCGGCGCGAAGCTCGCCTGGGTGCCGCGGCGGGCCGGGGAGCGAGGCGCCCTCGACGCGGGTTGCCTGCCCGACCTGCTGCCCGGCGGCCGTCCGCTGGCCGACGCAGACGCGCGCCGCCAGGTCGCCGACTGCTGGGCCCACGACGTGCCGGCCGAGCCCGGCCGCGACGCCACCGCCATCCTGCAGGCCGTGCTGGCGGGCGAGATCGACGCGCTGATCGTCGCCGGTGTCGATCCGGCCGACACCCCCGACCCGCAGCTGTTCGACGCGGCGCTCGACGAGGTGCCGTTCGTCATCAGCATCGACCTGCGCGAGAGCCCGGTCACCCTGCGTGCCGACGTCGTGCTCCCCGTCGCGCCGGCGGTCGAGAAGGGGGGCACCTACCTCGACTGGGAGGGGCGGGTCCGCTCGTTCGAGCCGACGCTGCGCGGCACCGGTGCGCTGCCCGACTTCCGCGTGCTGCACACGCTCGCCGAGGAGATGGGCCTCGACATCGACACGCCCCACCTCGACGCGATCCGCGACCAGATCCGCGCGCTCGGTGCTTGGAACGGCGCCCGGCCCGCCGGCCCGAGCGTGGCCGCGGGCGCACCCGCGCGCCCCGGCGCCGGGGAGGCGGTCCTTGCGACCTGGCACTGGCTGCTCGACGACGGGCGGCTGCAGGACCACGAGCCGCACCTGGCGGGCACCCGGCGGCAGCTGCGGCTGCACCTGTCCCCGGCCACCGCGCAGCGGCTCGGCGTCGCCGCCGGTGACCCGGTGACGGTGAGCACCGACCGCGGGTCGGTCACTGCGCCGCTGGTGCTCGCCGACCTGCCCGACGACGTCGTCTGGCTGCCGACCCACTCACCCGGGTCGCACGTGCGCGAGCAGCTCGGGGCGGACCACGGCGGCGTCGTACGCCTCAGCGCCGACAAGGGGGTCACCGCATGA
- a CDS encoding DUF4229 domain-containing protein codes for MTSTPTPEAGGPGRAFLLYNVARLGLLLLFGGILWLAGFRGMLLALFALVLSGIASWFVLGRQRVVVGQALSRQIQQRRVKFAQRTAAEDAAVDEMFARRSPSDD; via the coding sequence ATGACGTCGACACCGACACCTGAGGCCGGCGGGCCCGGGCGCGCGTTCCTGCTCTACAACGTGGCGCGGCTCGGCCTGCTGCTCCTGTTCGGCGGCATCCTGTGGCTCGCGGGCTTCCGCGGGATGCTGCTCGCGCTCTTCGCCCTCGTGCTCTCGGGCATCGCCAGCTGGTTCGTGCTCGGCCGCCAGCGCGTGGTGGTGGGGCAGGCACTGAGCCGGCAGATCCAGCAACGGCGGGTGAAGTTCGCGCAGCGCACCGCGGCCGAGGACGCCGCGGTCGACGAGATGTTCGCCCGCCGGTCCCCGTCCGACGACTGA
- the nuoE gene encoding NADH-quinone oxidoreductase subunit NuoE encodes MALSEKTRAEAREIIARYPQPRSALLPMLHLCQAEEGYVTPDAIALCAEELGLTKAEVAAVATFYTMYKREPVGDYHVGVCTNTLCAVMGGDAIFAALKEHLGVGNDETTDDGKVTLEHIECNAACDFAPVVMVNWEFFDNQTPESARQLVDRLRAGDPPMPTRGATLCTWREAARVLAGFYDGRADEGPSAGPETLVGLKLARERGDSAPAMERGAE; translated from the coding sequence GTGGCACTGAGTGAGAAGACGCGGGCGGAGGCCCGCGAGATCATCGCGCGCTACCCGCAGCCGCGCAGCGCGCTGCTGCCGATGCTGCACCTGTGCCAGGCCGAGGAGGGTTACGTGACCCCCGACGCCATCGCGCTGTGCGCCGAGGAGCTCGGGCTGACCAAGGCGGAGGTGGCCGCGGTCGCGACGTTCTACACGATGTACAAGCGCGAGCCGGTCGGCGACTACCACGTCGGCGTCTGCACCAACACGCTGTGCGCGGTCATGGGCGGTGACGCGATCTTCGCGGCGTTAAAGGAGCATCTCGGGGTCGGCAACGACGAGACGACCGACGACGGCAAGGTGACGCTGGAGCACATCGAGTGCAACGCCGCCTGCGACTTCGCTCCGGTCGTGATGGTCAACTGGGAGTTCTTCGACAACCAGACGCCGGAGTCGGCCCGCCAGCTGGTCGACCGGTTGCGGGCGGGCGACCCGCCGATGCCGACCCGCGGCGCGACGCTGTGCACCTGGCGGGAGGCGGCGCGCGTGCTCGCGGGCTTCTACGACGGCCGGGCCGACGAGGGTCCCTCGGCCGGTCCCGAGACCCTGGTCGGGCTCAAGCTCGCCCGCGAGCGCGGCGACAGCGCACCCGCCATGGAGAGGGGTGCGGAGTGA
- a CDS encoding NADH-quinone oxidoreductase subunit D: MSEATQERVFTVGGGDWDTIVESVDPLEAERIVINMGPQHPSTHGVLRLVLELEGETVTQARVVIGYLHTGIEKNTEYRNWVQGVTFVTRMDYLSPFFNETAYSLAVEKLLGVTDQIPERVNVIRVLMMELNRIASHCVWLATGGMELGAMSMMLYGFREREIILDIFEMITGLRMNHNYVRPGGVSQDLPPGAVEKIREFLKIMPERIDEYDKLLTGQPIWKARLKGTGYLDVAGAVALGVTGPMLRAAGLQWDLRKEMPYCGYETYDFDVPTHPDGDNFSRYLVRMQEMRESLKIIEQALDRLRPGPTMIADKKIAWPAQLALGPDGLGNSLDHIRHIMGTSMEALIHHFKLVTEGFRVPPGQVYQAIESPRGELGVHMVSDGGTRPYRCHFRDPSFTNLQAVSALCEGGMVADVVASVASIDPVMGGVDR; encoded by the coding sequence ATGAGCGAGGCGACACAAGAGCGCGTCTTCACCGTCGGCGGGGGCGACTGGGACACGATCGTCGAGAGTGTCGACCCGCTGGAGGCCGAGCGGATCGTCATCAACATGGGCCCGCAGCACCCGTCGACGCACGGGGTGCTGCGCCTGGTGCTCGAGCTCGAGGGCGAGACCGTCACTCAGGCGCGGGTCGTCATCGGCTACCTGCACACCGGCATCGAGAAGAACACCGAGTACCGCAACTGGGTGCAGGGCGTCACGTTCGTGACGCGCATGGACTACCTGTCGCCGTTCTTCAACGAGACGGCCTACTCGCTCGCGGTCGAGAAGCTGCTCGGCGTCACCGACCAGATCCCCGAGCGGGTCAACGTGATCCGCGTGCTGATGATGGAGCTCAACCGCATCGCCTCCCACTGCGTGTGGCTGGCGACCGGTGGCATGGAGCTCGGCGCGATGTCGATGATGCTCTACGGGTTCCGTGAGCGGGAGATCATCCTCGACATCTTCGAGATGATCACCGGCCTGCGGATGAACCACAACTACGTGCGGCCGGGCGGCGTCTCGCAGGACCTGCCACCCGGCGCGGTCGAGAAGATCCGCGAGTTCCTGAAGATCATGCCGGAGCGGATCGACGAGTACGACAAGCTGCTCACGGGGCAGCCGATCTGGAAGGCTCGGCTCAAGGGCACCGGTTACCTCGACGTCGCCGGGGCCGTGGCCCTCGGCGTCACCGGGCCGATGCTGCGTGCGGCCGGCCTGCAGTGGGACCTCCGAAAGGAGATGCCCTACTGCGGCTACGAGACCTACGACTTCGACGTGCCGACCCACCCGGACGGCGACAACTTCTCCCGCTACCTGGTGCGGATGCAGGAGATGCGCGAGTCGCTCAAGATCATCGAGCAGGCGCTCGACCGGCTGCGGCCCGGACCGACGATGATCGCCGACAAGAAGATCGCCTGGCCGGCGCAGCTGGCTCTCGGTCCCGACGGGCTGGGCAACTCCCTCGACCACATCCGCCACATCATGGGTACGTCGATGGAGGCGCTGATCCATCACTTCAAGCTGGTGACCGAGGGCTTCCGGGTGCCGCCCGGGCAGGTCTACCAGGCGATCGAGTCGCCGCGCGGTGAGCTGGGCGTGCACATGGTCAGCGACGGAGGCACCCGGCCCTACCGGTGCCACTTCCGCGACCCGTCGTTCACGAACCTGCAGGCCGTCTCCGCGCTCTGCGAGGGCGGCATGGTGGCCGACGTCGTCGCCAGCGTGGCGAGCATCGACCCCGTCATGGGTGGAGTGGACCGCTAG
- a CDS encoding response regulator transcription factor, with product MNTVLMAATSCAPSTATAGPAEPRPAAARARTARTRRTRVLVAEDAPGLHQLLCLLLEMEDDFEVVARAVDGVQTLAAAAAERPDLVVLDLGLPVMSGFDALTGLRRLLPDATIVVFSAFEAASYAATALRRGADAYVEKDAGALEIVQRLREACRR from the coding sequence ATGAACACTGTGCTCATGGCAGCCACGTCGTGCGCACCGTCCACGGCCACCGCCGGCCCCGCCGAGCCGCGCCCCGCCGCAGCGCGGGCCAGGACCGCGCGCACCCGCCGCACCCGGGTCCTCGTCGCCGAGGACGCGCCCGGGCTGCACCAGCTGCTGTGCCTGCTGCTGGAGATGGAGGACGACTTCGAGGTCGTCGCTCGCGCGGTCGACGGGGTGCAGACCCTGGCAGCCGCCGCCGCCGAGCGGCCCGACCTCGTCGTGCTCGACCTCGGCCTGCCGGTCATGAGCGGCTTCGACGCGCTCACCGGTCTGCGCCGGCTGCTGCCCGACGCGACGATCGTGGTGTTCTCGGCCTTCGAGGCGGCTAGCTACGCGGCCACCGCGTTGCGGCGCGGTGCAGACGCCTACGTCGAGAAGGACGCGGGTGCCCTGGAGATCGTGCAGCGGCTGCGGGAGGCCTGCCGAAGGTAG
- a CDS encoding geranylgeranyl reductase family protein, with the protein MPPSMPATAVDSAADVVVVGAGPAGSTAAYHLAQAGIDVLLLEKAEFPREKVCGDGLTPRAVRQLLRMGIDTSPEAGWLHNRGLRIIGGGMRLQLPWPDLATYPDYGLVRPRTDFDELLARTAQKAGARLHERTAVTGPVRDERTGRVVGVTTKDGATHCAQVVLVADGNSSRFALSLGLRKREDRPMGVAVRRYYRSPRHDDDWLESWLELWDGRPGEGRLLPGYGWIFGMGDGTSNVGLGILNTSEAFRNTDYKDLLTRWLSSMPAEWGYVEDNATCPVRGSALPMGFNRQPHYRDGALLLGDAGGMVNPFNGEGIAYAMESGEMAADVVVQALARPEGVARERALQAYPRALKDAYGGYYTLGRIFVQLIGNPSVMKLATRHGLPHPTLMRFTLKLLANLTDPRSADTHDRIINALTKLAPAA; encoded by the coding sequence ATGCCCCCGAGCATGCCCGCGACAGCGGTCGATTCCGCGGCTGATGTCGTCGTCGTCGGGGCCGGGCCGGCAGGCTCGACGGCGGCCTACCACCTCGCGCAGGCGGGGATCGACGTCCTGCTGCTGGAGAAGGCGGAGTTCCCCCGGGAAAAGGTCTGCGGCGACGGCCTGACGCCGCGCGCGGTCCGCCAGCTGCTGCGCATGGGCATCGACACCTCTCCCGAAGCCGGCTGGCTGCACAACCGTGGCCTGCGCATCATCGGCGGCGGCATGCGGCTGCAGCTGCCCTGGCCCGATCTCGCCACCTACCCCGACTACGGCCTGGTACGCCCGCGCACCGACTTCGACGAGCTGCTCGCCCGCACCGCCCAGAAGGCCGGTGCCCGGTTGCACGAGCGCACGGCCGTGACGGGTCCGGTGCGTGACGAGCGCACCGGACGGGTCGTCGGCGTCACGACCAAGGACGGGGCCACCCACTGCGCGCAGGTGGTGCTGGTCGCCGACGGCAACTCCAGCCGGTTCGCGCTGTCGCTCGGGCTGCGCAAGCGCGAGGACCGCCCGATGGGCGTCGCCGTACGCCGCTACTACCGCAGTCCCCGCCACGACGACGACTGGCTCGAGTCGTGGCTCGAGCTGTGGGACGGCCGACCGGGGGAGGGCCGGCTGCTGCCCGGCTACGGCTGGATCTTCGGCATGGGCGACGGCACCAGCAACGTCGGGCTCGGGATCCTCAACACCAGCGAGGCCTTCCGCAACACCGACTACAAGGACCTGCTCACGCGGTGGCTGTCGTCGATGCCCGCGGAGTGGGGCTACGTCGAGGACAACGCCACCTGTCCGGTCCGGGGCAGTGCGTTGCCGATGGGCTTCAACCGCCAGCCGCACTACCGCGACGGCGCGCTGCTTCTCGGTGACGCCGGCGGGATGGTCAACCCCTTCAACGGCGAGGGCATCGCCTATGCGATGGAGTCCGGCGAGATGGCCGCCGACGTCGTGGTGCAGGCGCTCGCGCGGCCCGAGGGCGTGGCCCGGGAGCGCGCGTTGCAGGCATACCCGCGGGCGCTCAAGGACGCCTACGGCGGCTACTACACGCTGGGCCGCATCTTCGTGCAGCTGATCGGCAACCCGTCGGTGATGAAGCTCGCCACCCGGCACGGCCTGCCGCACCCGACGCTGATGCGCTTCACGCTGAAGCTGCTGGCCAACCTCACCGACCCGCGTTCCGCCGACACCCACGACCGCATCATCAACGCGCTCACCAAGCTCGCCCCGGCCGCCTGA
- the nuoF gene encoding NADH-quinone oxidoreductase subunit NuoF, with translation MNLTPVLSANWDQERSWTLDAYEAQGGYQAVRKALAMEPDAVIQLVKDSGLRGRGGAGFPTGNKWGFIPQGDGKPHYLVVNADESEPGTCKDMPLLLASPHTLLEGIVISSYAIRANQAFIYVRGEVLHIVRRLQAAVADAYAKGYLGKGVFGTGYDLDVVVHAGAGAYICGEETALLDSLEGYRGQPRLRPPFPAVAGLYASPTVINNVESIASVPAIVAGGADWFRKMGTEKSPGFTIYSLSGHVTRPGQYEAPLGVTLRELLDLAGGVREGHRLKFWTPGGSSTPLLTAEHLDVPLDYEGMQSAGSMLGTKALQIFDETTCVVRAVQRWTEFYAHESCGKCSPCREGTFWMVQIFDRLERGTGTEEDITTLLDVCDNMFGRVFCALGDGATSPVVSSIQYFRDEFVAHFAERGCPFDPTASTLFAAAGARG, from the coding sequence GTGAACCTCACGCCTGTGCTGTCGGCCAACTGGGACCAGGAGCGCTCCTGGACGCTGGACGCCTACGAGGCGCAGGGCGGCTACCAGGCCGTGCGCAAGGCGCTGGCGATGGAGCCCGACGCCGTCATCCAGCTCGTCAAGGACTCCGGCCTGCGCGGTCGTGGCGGCGCCGGCTTTCCCACCGGCAACAAGTGGGGCTTCATCCCCCAGGGCGACGGCAAGCCGCACTACCTCGTGGTCAACGCCGACGAGAGTGAGCCCGGCACCTGCAAGGACATGCCGCTGCTGCTGGCGAGCCCGCACACCCTGCTCGAGGGCATCGTCATCTCGTCCTACGCGATCCGTGCCAACCAGGCCTTCATCTACGTGCGCGGCGAGGTGCTGCACATCGTCCGCCGGCTGCAGGCCGCGGTCGCGGACGCCTATGCGAAGGGCTACCTCGGCAAGGGCGTCTTCGGCACCGGCTACGACCTCGACGTCGTCGTGCACGCGGGCGCGGGTGCCTACATCTGCGGCGAGGAGACCGCGCTGCTCGACTCGCTCGAGGGCTATCGGGGGCAGCCGCGGCTGCGCCCGCCGTTCCCGGCCGTCGCGGGCCTCTACGCGAGCCCGACGGTCATCAACAACGTCGAGTCGATCGCCAGCGTGCCGGCCATCGTGGCCGGCGGGGCCGACTGGTTCCGCAAGATGGGCACCGAGAAGTCGCCCGGCTTCACGATCTACTCGCTGTCCGGGCACGTGACCCGGCCGGGCCAGTACGAAGCCCCGCTGGGCGTAACCCTGCGCGAGCTGCTCGACCTGGCCGGCGGCGTACGTGAGGGTCACCGGCTGAAGTTCTGGACTCCCGGCGGGTCGTCGACGCCGCTGCTGACGGCCGAGCACCTCGACGTGCCGCTGGACTACGAAGGCATGCAGTCGGCCGGCTCGATGCTCGGCACCAAGGCGCTGCAGATCTTCGACGAGACCACGTGCGTCGTGCGCGCCGTCCAGCGCTGGACGGAGTTCTACGCCCACGAGTCCTGCGGCAAGTGCTCGCCCTGCCGCGAAGGCACGTTCTGGATGGTGCAGATCTTCGACCGGCTCGAGCGCGGCACCGGAACCGAGGAGGACATCACCACGCTGCTCGACGTGTGCGACAACATGTTCGGGCGGGTGTTCTGCGCACTCGGCGACGGCGCGACCAGTCCGGTCGTGTCCTCCATCCAGTACTTCCGAGACGAGTTCGTCGCGCACTTCGCCGAGCGCGGCTGTCCCTTCGACCCGACGGCGTCCACGCTGTTCGCCGCCGCAGGAGCACGCGGCTGA
- a CDS encoding NADH-quinone oxidoreductase subunit C, whose product MSEGPVERHGAFGVQGSGDTSGFGGLVVRGLRPASSPRPYGGWFDEVTDTLERVVPDFGDAVERVVVDRGELTLHLRRERLLDVVRRLRDDPALRFEMCSGVSGTDYPNDPSGRRLHAVYQLLSMTYRRRLRLEVSVTVDDPHVPSVVEVYPGANWHERETWDFFGIIFDGHPGLTRIEMPDDWPGHPQRKDYPLGGVTVKYKGAQVPPPDERRAYA is encoded by the coding sequence ATGAGCGAGGGTCCGGTAGAGCGGCACGGCGCCTTCGGGGTCCAGGGCAGCGGCGACACCTCCGGCTTCGGCGGCCTGGTCGTCCGCGGTCTGCGGCCGGCGTCGTCGCCACGGCCCTACGGCGGCTGGTTCGACGAGGTCACCGACACGCTGGAGCGGGTGGTGCCCGACTTCGGCGACGCGGTCGAGCGGGTCGTCGTCGACCGGGGAGAGCTGACGCTGCACCTGCGCCGGGAGCGCCTGCTCGACGTCGTACGCCGGTTGCGTGACGACCCCGCGCTGCGGTTCGAGATGTGCAGCGGCGTGTCCGGCACCGACTACCCGAACGACCCGTCCGGCCGCCGGCTGCACGCGGTCTACCAGCTGCTGTCGATGACCTATCGCCGCCGGTTGCGGCTCGAGGTGTCGGTCACGGTCGACGACCCGCACGTGCCGTCGGTCGTCGAGGTCTACCCGGGCGCCAACTGGCACGAGCGCGAGACCTGGGACTTCTTCGGCATCATCTTCGACGGCCACCCGGGGCTGACCCGCATCGAGATGCCCGACGACTGGCCGGGCCACCCGCAGCGCAAGGACTACCCGTTGGGCGGCGTGACCGTGAAGTACAAGGGCGCCCAGGTGCCACCGCCGGACGAGCGGAGGGCTTACGCATGA